One window of uncultured Trichococcus sp. genomic DNA carries:
- a CDS encoding uroporphyrinogen decarboxylase family protein — protein MTDNNRRKLIFDAFDNKETERVPVGFWFHFVFGDDQFRGLEDRLVLDRVIAGHKDFYDAFKPDFVKIMSDGFFGHPSLLEKKIEHADDLYKVKAVGPDHPWITEQVKTVKRIKESFNGEVATFYNIFSPANYIRIAFEAWDKDPEKFARFFETDPGALAYAANEIAKDVALLTRKVIEEAGADGIYLSVQNVQTSAATKEAYHTYIAPSELDVLGAANAVSDYNILHICGYEHHQNDLSYYQDYEAKAYNWAVHTEKISLKEGKDFFGNKAVIGGFDNNAGTLLDAGNKADIAQFTVDLIQAIGDTGVIIGADCTVDPEIELERLALVRETAAGVSGKNRKQATPSA, from the coding sequence ATGACAGATAATAACAGAAGAAAATTGATTTTTGACGCTTTCGACAACAAGGAAACGGAGCGTGTGCCGGTTGGCTTTTGGTTTCACTTTGTTTTCGGTGATGATCAATTCCGTGGTTTGGAGGACAGATTGGTTTTGGATCGAGTGATCGCCGGGCACAAGGATTTCTACGATGCCTTCAAACCGGATTTCGTCAAGATCATGAGCGACGGCTTTTTCGGGCATCCGAGCCTGTTGGAAAAAAAGATCGAGCATGCGGATGACCTGTACAAAGTCAAGGCTGTGGGTCCGGACCATCCTTGGATCACGGAGCAGGTCAAAACGGTGAAACGGATCAAGGAATCTTTCAACGGCGAAGTCGCAACCTTCTATAATATTTTTTCGCCAGCGAACTATATCCGGATCGCCTTCGAAGCGTGGGATAAGGATCCCGAAAAATTCGCCCGTTTCTTTGAGACGGACCCGGGCGCTCTCGCTTATGCGGCGAATGAAATCGCCAAGGACGTGGCGCTTCTGACAAGGAAAGTCATCGAAGAAGCGGGTGCGGACGGCATCTACTTGAGCGTGCAGAACGTCCAAACCAGTGCCGCAACGAAAGAAGCTTACCACACCTATATCGCGCCGAGTGAATTGGATGTGTTGGGGGCGGCAAATGCAGTCAGCGACTACAACATCCTGCATATCTGCGGCTATGAGCATCATCAAAACGACTTGTCGTACTACCAGGACTATGAAGCAAAAGCCTACAACTGGGCGGTTCACACGGAAAAAATCAGCCTGAAGGAAGGCAAAGACTTCTTCGGCAACAAAGCGGTGATCGGCGGCTTCGACAATAACGCCGGCACGTTGTTGGATGCGGGAAATAAGGCGGACATCGCCCAATTCACAGTCGACCTCATCCAAGCAATCGGCGATACGGGCGTCATCATCGGAGCGGACTGCACCGTCGATCCAGAAATCGAACTAGAGCGTTTGGCCTTGGTCCGAGAAACAGCTGCTGGCGTGTCGGGCAAGAACCGAAAACAAGCGACTCCCTCGGCATAA
- a CDS encoding transketolase C-terminal domain-containing protein, with the protein MGKTELREVYRKFLLDKARKDDSIVVLEADLSSSMSTDKIKEELGDRYINVGIMEAQEVSCAAGLSVAGFKPYIHTFGPFASRRVFDQIFISVAYAGTNVTIIGSDAGVTAEANGGTHMPFEELSLLRAIPDAHVYEASDDKCLQAILEETYHTDGLNYVRMIRKNTIEIYPEGETFEDGYKLLREGSDVSIIASGIMVADALQAADQLAEEGISATVIDLYRVKPVNEAALLKAAETGAIVTAENHNVIGGIGSAVAETLAELKPTLQYRVGVREAFGQVGKADYLKEQYGLTVENIVAQAKKLVNQKAKVSVNV; encoded by the coding sequence ATGGGGAAAACAGAATTGCGTGAAGTATACCGAAAATTCTTGTTGGATAAAGCGAGAAAAGACGACAGCATCGTTGTACTGGAAGCAGACTTATCGAGCTCGATGTCCACAGACAAAATCAAGGAAGAGTTGGGCGATCGCTACATCAACGTCGGAATCATGGAGGCGCAAGAAGTATCCTGTGCAGCCGGACTTTCGGTAGCGGGTTTCAAACCCTATATCCATACTTTCGGGCCGTTCGCGAGCAGACGCGTATTCGACCAGATATTCATCTCGGTCGCCTATGCCGGAACGAATGTCACCATCATCGGATCTGACGCGGGCGTCACAGCGGAAGCCAATGGTGGAACGCATATGCCTTTCGAGGAGTTGTCCTTATTGCGTGCCATCCCGGATGCACATGTCTATGAAGCCAGCGATGACAAGTGCTTGCAGGCTATCCTGGAAGAAACGTACCATACGGATGGATTGAACTATGTGCGGATGATCCGCAAAAACACGATCGAAATCTATCCGGAAGGCGAAACTTTCGAAGACGGCTATAAGCTGTTGCGGGAAGGTTCCGACGTCAGCATCATCGCTTCAGGAATCATGGTAGCCGATGCCCTGCAAGCTGCGGATCAGTTAGCGGAAGAAGGCATCTCGGCCACGGTCATCGATCTTTATCGGGTTAAACCGGTCAATGAAGCGGCTTTATTGAAGGCTGCTGAAACGGGCGCAATCGTGACGGCGGAAAACCACAATGTCATCGGCGGCATCGGCAGCGCGGTAGCCGAAACATTGGCTGAATTGAAACCGACTTTGCAATATCGCGTCGGCGTCCGCGAAGCTTTCGGCCAAGTCGGGAAGGCGGATTATCTGAAGGAACAATACGGTTTGACCGTGGAAAACATCGTCGCACAGGCCAAAAAATTGGTGAATCAAAAAGCCAAGGTTAGCGTGAACGTGTAA
- a CDS encoding transketolase, with protein sequence MDSTAIKHFADQIRYYTLKELNYMGYGHYGGSLSIVETLAVLYGHQLRVSPETKDDLNRDFFVLSKGHAGPALYATLFLKDFITEDWLYTLNQNGTNLPSHPDKNKTPGVDMTTGSLGQGISAATGIAYGNKLAGRENYTYCIVGDGELNEGQCWEAIQFAAHRQLDHFILFIDDNKKQLDGYTTEICNPFDFEAKFAAFGFHTLKADGSSVEEINGAIERAKSLTDKPTAIVLDTVKGQGVPFIEDMYSNHHLRLDDAAKAAIEATTEKIGIEIGVR encoded by the coding sequence ATGGATAGCACAGCAATAAAACACTTTGCAGATCAGATTCGGTACTATACCTTAAAAGAATTGAACTATATGGGGTACGGACATTACGGCGGCAGTCTTTCGATTGTAGAGACGCTCGCCGTCCTGTATGGGCATCAGTTGCGGGTCAGCCCGGAAACAAAGGATGACTTGAACCGCGACTTCTTTGTCCTTTCCAAAGGGCATGCCGGTCCTGCTCTATATGCTACCTTATTCCTAAAAGATTTTATTACGGAGGATTGGCTTTACACACTGAACCAGAACGGCACGAATTTGCCGTCGCATCCAGATAAGAACAAAACACCGGGCGTGGATATGACAACTGGGTCGCTGGGGCAAGGCATTTCAGCTGCCACGGGGATTGCATATGGGAATAAACTTGCCGGGCGAGAAAACTACACGTATTGCATCGTGGGCGACGGAGAGTTGAACGAAGGGCAATGCTGGGAAGCAATCCAGTTTGCTGCACACCGACAGCTCGATCATTTCATTCTGTTCATCGATGACAACAAGAAACAACTCGATGGCTATACAACTGAAATCTGCAATCCGTTTGATTTCGAAGCGAAATTCGCTGCTTTCGGATTCCATACGCTGAAAGCTGACGGCTCTTCGGTTGAAGAAATCAACGGAGCGATTGAAAGAGCTAAATCCCTAACCGACAAACCAACCGCCATCGTCCTGGATACAGTAAAAGGTCAAGGGGTTCCGTTCATCGAAGACATGTACAGCAACCACCACCTTCGCTTGGATGATGCAGCGAAGGCCGCCATCGAAGCGACTACTGAAAAAATCGGCATTGAGATAGGAGTGAGATAA
- a CDS encoding PTS ascorbate transporter subunit IIC, with translation MNGLLDILIDIASTPAILVALIAVLGSVLQNKSTTDVVKGGVKTFVGFLVVTAGAGVIVGALEPFGEMFKIAFNMQGVIPNNEAIVAVALDQYGTSTALIMLSGMIFNILIARFTKFKYIFLTGHHTLYMACMVAVIMSVAGFTSLSLILFGGLVLGIIMSVSPALVQRFMVELTGNDSVALGHFSAVSYALSGYVGKLVGDKKKSTEDINFPKSLGFLRDSTVSIAITMTVLYTIVALFTGSAYIQENLSGGTNYLIFALQQSGSFAAGVFVILAGVRLILNEIVPAFKGISDKLVPNAKPALDCPIVYPYAPNAVLIGFFSSFVGGLVSMVIMIFTGGVIILPGVVPHFFVGATAGVIGNSSGGLRGAIAGSFLQGMLISFLPLFLLPVLGELGFAGSTFSDADFASSGIILGSLANMGGKTAIMIGIAIVIAIMLALTALDKDKKTVTAE, from the coding sequence ATGAATGGACTATTAGATATTCTGATTGATATTGCCAGTACTCCTGCCATTTTAGTAGCTTTAATCGCTGTTCTAGGTTCCGTGCTTCAAAATAAATCAACCACAGATGTTGTCAAAGGCGGCGTAAAGACGTTCGTTGGATTCCTTGTTGTGACTGCAGGAGCCGGCGTGATCGTCGGTGCGTTGGAGCCTTTTGGGGAAATGTTCAAAATAGCCTTCAACATGCAAGGTGTTATTCCGAATAATGAAGCAATCGTAGCTGTCGCATTAGATCAATACGGCACAAGTACAGCCCTTATCATGTTGTCAGGGATGATTTTCAATATCCTGATTGCACGCTTCACTAAATTCAAATACATCTTCTTGACTGGGCACCATACGCTATACATGGCGTGCATGGTTGCGGTAATCATGTCCGTTGCAGGCTTCACTTCTCTGTCGCTGATTTTATTCGGTGGATTGGTTTTAGGAATCATCATGTCCGTATCGCCGGCATTGGTTCAACGCTTCATGGTTGAATTGACAGGCAATGACTCGGTAGCTTTGGGACACTTTAGTGCCGTCAGCTATGCATTGAGTGGATATGTCGGTAAATTGGTTGGCGACAAGAAAAAATCTACGGAAGATATCAACTTTCCTAAGAGCCTTGGTTTCCTGCGTGATTCAACCGTCAGCATCGCGATTACGATGACTGTCCTCTACACTATAGTTGCCTTGTTTACAGGCTCTGCATACATCCAAGAAAACTTAAGCGGCGGAACGAACTATCTGATCTTCGCTTTGCAACAATCCGGTTCATTCGCAGCTGGTGTGTTCGTAATCCTGGCTGGTGTTCGTCTGATCCTGAATGAAATCGTTCCGGCCTTCAAAGGGATTTCTGATAAATTGGTACCGAATGCAAAACCAGCATTGGACTGCCCAATCGTTTATCCGTATGCACCAAATGCTGTACTGATCGGTTTCTTCTCAAGTTTTGTAGGTGGACTTGTCAGCATGGTCATCATGATTTTCACTGGCGGTGTCATCATCCTTCCGGGTGTAGTCCCACACTTCTTCGTTGGAGCTACTGCCGGGGTCATCGGGAATTCTTCAGGCGGATTAAGAGGAGCAATCGCCGGGTCATTCCTGCAAGGTATGTTGATCAGCTTCTTACCGCTATTCTTACTGCCAGTATTGGGTGAATTAGGTTTTGCTGGTTCCACATTCTCAGATGCCGACTTTGCTTCATCAGGCATCATCCTTGGCAGTTTGGCCAATATGGGTGGCAAGACAGCAATCATGATTGGTATCGCAATCGTCATCGCAATCATGTTGGCTTTGACTGCACTGGACAAAGATAAAAAAACAGTAACTGCAGAATAA
- a CDS encoding PTS sugar transporter subunit IIB: MVRFGAACGSGLGSSFMVEMNIQSILRELGVSDKVTVQHYDLSSASPGEADVWFVGQDLENSAGHLGDVRFLKSIIDMNELREKVTQACKDKGLVG; this comes from the coding sequence ATGGTTAGATTTGGAGCAGCGTGTGGTTCAGGTTTGGGCTCGAGTTTTATGGTGGAAATGAACATCCAATCGATTTTAAGGGAATTGGGGGTAAGCGACAAAGTGACGGTGCAGCATTACGACCTAAGTTCTGCAAGTCCTGGTGAAGCGGATGTGTGGTTCGTTGGGCAAGACTTGGAAAATTCTGCGGGACATCTTGGCGATGTGCGCTTCTTGAAGAGCATTATCGACATGAATGAATTGCGCGAGAAAGTGACGCAAGCATGCAAGGACAAAGGTTTGGTCGGATAA
- a CDS encoding BglG family transcription antiterminator, with protein sequence MYDNRLMILLKKIIAMPQMHYWELGLKMNEPTNVLTQDLATLNELLAKNDFPTVSVDPEKYTVPKSLIAMEDELQKVFASPQIYLDEEERMYMLYLYTFIRKDFISNFHYQDLLKVSKNTTLADIKRLRCKLSEYGITLEYQRSRGYFLEGDEADKRRMAFHSISQLLRHASGNWALNYIAEDWQETIDLEPVIRIIKAYANEHNMHYVEERIRDSLYLILYTRIRVARVQGHLTFTEKQQEVLSASPLWELAEKVYRHLFKDIEIQGEKEEIGFIVMLFLGTIEGKWENSEDEDLKKITMAIISEMERIAVVSFERKEELFRNLYLHLVPAYYRILFGIELDNVLTEMIQAKHKRLFVLVKRALKPLEEYAGGTMTDDEVAYFTIHFGGEIEGQINKQSTYRAAVICPSGISSSLILLSELRQMFGNISWIDGHNLESFYDLDSKEYDLVFSTVYVESTKPVFIVNPMMNSESKRHLIRAVLDAFPVDSYLGPDLNALIAIIKKHAKIENEGALRNELSMTLNPTDAYGRRYTPMLKDLLVADTIQFADQCADWEQAIRFAGNPLLENDTISSDYIAAMINKVKEFGPFIDLGKGVAIPHARPEEGVNRIGMSMLRLKEPVNLLGDEAHAVDTIICIAAIDNKTHLKALSELTGILSSEDKLAELKAATTSKEIINMFSEGEKVNG encoded by the coding sequence ATGTACGACAATCGATTAATGATTCTCCTCAAAAAAATCATCGCCATGCCGCAGATGCATTATTGGGAATTGGGATTGAAAATGAACGAGCCGACTAATGTGCTCACGCAAGACTTAGCTACCTTGAATGAGTTGTTGGCCAAAAATGATTTTCCAACGGTGTCAGTTGATCCAGAAAAATACACCGTACCCAAATCCTTGATTGCCATGGAGGATGAGCTTCAAAAAGTTTTCGCTTCACCGCAGATTTATCTCGATGAAGAAGAGCGGATGTATATGCTTTACCTCTATACATTCATCCGCAAAGATTTCATTTCCAATTTTCACTATCAGGATCTATTGAAAGTAAGCAAGAACACGACATTGGCCGATATCAAACGGCTGCGCTGTAAGTTGTCCGAATACGGAATTACCTTGGAATATCAGCGCTCAAGAGGGTACTTCTTGGAGGGGGATGAGGCCGATAAACGGCGGATGGCTTTCCACAGTATCAGCCAGTTGTTGAGGCACGCTTCCGGCAATTGGGCATTGAACTACATTGCGGAAGATTGGCAGGAAACGATCGACCTTGAGCCGGTCATCAGGATCATCAAAGCTTACGCAAACGAACACAACATGCATTATGTGGAGGAAAGGATCCGTGACTCGCTTTATCTTATCCTTTACACAAGGATCCGGGTAGCGCGTGTCCAAGGGCACTTGACTTTTACAGAGAAGCAGCAAGAAGTTTTGTCGGCAAGTCCGCTATGGGAGTTGGCAGAGAAGGTGTACCGCCACTTGTTTAAGGACATCGAGATTCAAGGGGAGAAAGAGGAAATTGGCTTCATCGTGATGCTTTTCCTAGGAACGATTGAAGGCAAATGGGAAAACAGCGAGGATGAAGACCTCAAAAAAATCACAATGGCCATCATTTCCGAAATGGAACGGATTGCCGTCGTATCTTTCGAAAGGAAAGAGGAACTCTTCCGAAACCTGTATCTTCATCTGGTGCCTGCCTACTACCGTATTCTTTTCGGAATCGAGCTTGATAATGTCTTGACGGAAATGATCCAAGCCAAACACAAAAGATTGTTTGTTTTGGTGAAGCGTGCGCTTAAGCCGTTAGAAGAATATGCGGGAGGTACGATGACCGATGATGAAGTTGCTTATTTCACGATCCATTTCGGCGGCGAGATAGAAGGCCAAATCAATAAGCAGAGTACGTATCGGGCAGCGGTCATTTGTCCGAGCGGCATCAGTTCTTCTTTGATTCTGCTTTCGGAGCTGCGCCAAATGTTCGGAAACATCAGTTGGATAGATGGACACAATTTGGAAAGTTTTTATGATCTCGATTCGAAGGAATATGATCTTGTCTTTTCAACCGTATATGTCGAATCCACCAAACCCGTATTCATAGTGAACCCGATGATGAATTCGGAATCAAAAAGGCACCTGATCCGCGCAGTGCTGGATGCTTTTCCGGTAGACAGTTATTTAGGGCCGGACCTGAATGCGCTCATAGCGATCATCAAGAAACATGCAAAAATTGAAAATGAAGGGGCCTTACGGAACGAGTTGAGCATGACTTTGAATCCAACAGATGCCTACGGAAGGAGATATACGCCTATGTTAAAAGATTTATTGGTAGCGGATACGATTCAATTTGCCGATCAGTGCGCTGATTGGGAGCAAGCTATCCGTTTTGCAGGAAACCCGTTATTGGAAAATGACACAATCTCGAGCGATTATATCGCAGCGATGATCAATAAAGTGAAAGAATTCGGGCCTTTTATCGACTTGGGGAAAGGCGTTGCCATCCCGCACGCCAGACCTGAGGAAGGGGTCAACCGCATCGGTATGTCGATGCTGAGGCTCAAGGAACCGGTGAATCTATTGGGGGATGAGGCCCATGCCGTGGATACGATCATCTGCATCGCGGCTATCGACAACAAAACCCATCTGAAGGCACTGTCGGAATTGACCGGCATCCTAAGTTCCGAAGATAAATTGGCGGAATTGAAAGCAGCAACTACGAGCAAAGAAATCATAAATATGTTCAGTGAAGGGGAGAAAGTCAATGGTTAG
- a CDS encoding alpha/beta hydrolase-fold protein: protein MHVEYSSQWSGHLNREMRFNRYGHAGKPIIVFPSSGGSHNEYADFGMIEACQWFIDQGLVQFYTPDSVDNESWLCEWKSPYDRANMHERYDRYIIEELVPHIKHQTNHQGPMIATGCSMGGYHSLNFYLRHPDVFDSVIALSGLYDVRYFFGDYHDRNVYENSPIDYLWNLNDGWFLDKYRSGNIIVATGQGNWEEVSIKDTKKIEEALRFKNIPAWIDFWGPDVHHDWEWWRVQMPYFLGKLNEQGKL, encoded by the coding sequence ATGCACGTAGAATATTCATCACAATGGAGCGGTCACCTGAACCGTGAGATGCGTTTCAATCGCTATGGACATGCGGGTAAACCGATCATCGTCTTCCCATCATCCGGAGGCAGCCACAACGAATACGCGGACTTCGGCATGATTGAAGCCTGCCAGTGGTTCATCGACCAAGGCTTGGTGCAGTTTTACACGCCGGACAGCGTCGACAACGAATCATGGCTGTGCGAATGGAAAAGTCCGTACGATCGGGCCAACATGCACGAACGCTATGACCGCTACATCATCGAAGAATTGGTGCCGCATATCAAGCACCAAACGAATCATCAGGGGCCGATGATCGCGACCGGCTGCAGCATGGGTGGCTACCACAGCCTGAACTTTTACCTGCGCCATCCGGATGTCTTCGACAGCGTCATCGCGCTGAGCGGCCTTTACGATGTCCGCTATTTCTTCGGGGATTACCATGATCGCAATGTCTATGAGAATTCGCCGATCGACTACCTGTGGAATCTGAACGACGGCTGGTTCCTGGACAAATACCGTTCCGGCAACATCATCGTCGCCACCGGCCAAGGCAATTGGGAAGAAGTCAGCATCAAAGACACGAAGAAAATCGAAGAAGCGCTGCGCTTCAAGAACATCCCCGCCTGGATCGATTTCTGGGGCCCGGATGTCCACCACGACTGGGAATGGTGGCGCGTCCAGATGCCATATTTCCTGGGCAAACTGAATGAGCAAGGCAAACTATAA
- a CDS encoding ATP-grasp domain-containing protein has product MNYVFISPHFPSNFKNFAVGLKRAGVHVFGIASEPYELLDADLRESLTEYFRVNDMENYDEMLRAVAYLTYKHGKMDRIESHNEYWLAQDARLRTDFNVFGFKNEDMAFVKLKSAMKEKFKEVGIRVARGRVIGDYHDALGLCHEYGFPVCIKPDSGVGAADTHKIRSEEELGHFFHVKNPYESYILEEFIDGKIVTYDGLTDAAGNILFDATLVYEKAVLEIVEKNADMFYYVDRNMPDDLREIGTKLVQAFNVRERFFHFEFFRLPDGSLVALEANLRPPGGHTMDMWNWANDVDLYAAYGNLVATGNFAAQMNTPYYCCYVSRKGVHPYRFTHEEVMARYGGNVVLFEEMPGIFAAIMGDFGYVIRAAEYQELMDIIHMISVTE; this is encoded by the coding sequence ATGAATTATGTATTTATCTCACCCCATTTTCCAAGTAATTTCAAGAATTTTGCAGTCGGACTGAAGCGTGCGGGCGTGCATGTTTTCGGCATCGCCAGCGAACCGTATGAGTTGTTGGATGCGGACTTGCGCGAGAGCCTGACCGAGTATTTCCGCGTCAATGATATGGAAAACTATGATGAAATGCTGCGCGCGGTGGCTTACTTGACTTACAAGCATGGCAAGATGGACCGCATCGAATCGCACAACGAATACTGGTTGGCGCAGGATGCGCGCTTGCGCACCGATTTCAACGTCTTTGGCTTCAAAAACGAGGATATGGCCTTCGTAAAACTGAAGTCCGCCATGAAAGAAAAATTCAAGGAAGTCGGCATCCGGGTAGCGCGCGGACGCGTCATCGGTGACTATCACGACGCGCTCGGGTTATGCCACGAATACGGGTTCCCGGTCTGCATCAAGCCTGATTCAGGCGTGGGTGCAGCGGATACGCACAAAATCCGTTCCGAAGAGGAGCTTGGACACTTTTTCCATGTGAAGAATCCGTATGAATCGTATATTCTTGAGGAATTCATCGACGGGAAGATCGTCACGTATGACGGTTTGACCGATGCCGCAGGGAATATCCTTTTTGATGCAACGCTGGTGTACGAAAAAGCTGTGTTGGAAATCGTCGAAAAGAATGCGGATATGTTCTACTATGTGGACCGCAATATGCCGGATGATCTGCGCGAAATCGGAACCAAGCTCGTTCAGGCCTTCAATGTCCGCGAGCGTTTCTTCCATTTTGAATTTTTCCGTTTGCCTGACGGCAGCCTTGTTGCCTTGGAAGCCAACCTGCGTCCGCCAGGCGGACATACGATGGACATGTGGAACTGGGCAAATGATGTCGATCTGTACGCCGCTTATGGGAATCTGGTCGCGACCGGTAATTTCGCGGCACAGATGAACACGCCTTACTACTGCTGCTATGTCAGCCGCAAGGGCGTCCATCCTTACCGCTTCACGCATGAGGAAGTCATGGCCCGTTACGGAGGCAATGTGGTCCTGTTTGAAGAAATGCCGGGGATTTTTGCGGCCATCATGGGGGATTTCGGCTACGTCATCCGTGCGGCAGAATATCAAGAACTGATGGACATCATCCATATGATTTCCGTAACCGAATAG
- a CDS encoding plasmid pRiA4b ORF-3 family protein, translating into MIYEMTIEKKLLTGPISHILRIEDNSTFEQLHQEILDAFKEEVPRKHFFNIIRSNGKTQSGVTIHQQPSDDQAIDEHFVYNAASESSRVFEESSYEKDALVKNYFKKPGDAATYISVQDVPNEYTVTFSKTLSPAEAILAELHQLIERSPERGENYGILKGQLDELTQLLNPSSRKSKKPAAPKQPQVYSFKITLENVGVPVWRKVQVNSSSTFLELHKIIQILFDWQDDHLHEFRIQKSNGIRQKNVIIESAEEDEESHLFGLFFDDEKIRLSETEERLHDHFLVEKDQARYTYDFGDDWQHKIVLEKILESAEGTTYPICTAAKNDAPYEDSRYEVITGSLSLLNSNAKGIIADVNGELERRMPKKRTARKKNNKVWRGRFPE; encoded by the coding sequence GTGATTTACGAAATGACGATAGAAAAAAAGCTGCTTACCGGACCGATTTCACACATACTCCGGATTGAAGACAATTCCACATTCGAGCAGCTCCACCAAGAAATTTTAGATGCCTTCAAAGAAGAAGTTCCCAGAAAGCATTTCTTCAACATCATTCGCTCGAATGGGAAAACGCAGTCCGGTGTCACGATTCATCAGCAACCCTCTGACGATCAAGCAATTGATGAACATTTTGTTTACAATGCTGCATCTGAAAGCAGCCGTGTATTTGAAGAATCCTCATATGAGAAGGATGCACTCGTCAAAAATTACTTCAAGAAACCCGGTGACGCAGCAACATACATTTCCGTTCAGGATGTTCCAAATGAATACACAGTCACTTTCAGCAAAACATTATCTCCCGCAGAGGCTATATTGGCAGAACTCCACCAACTCATTGAACGGTCTCCGGAGCGCGGAGAAAACTATGGCATTTTAAAAGGACAGTTGGATGAATTAACGCAGCTATTGAATCCATCCTCCAGGAAATCGAAAAAGCCAGCCGCACCTAAGCAGCCACAAGTCTATTCCTTCAAGATCACGCTCGAAAACGTCGGCGTGCCTGTCTGGCGGAAGGTGCAGGTCAACAGCTCCAGCACTTTCCTGGAGTTGCACAAAATCATCCAAATTCTGTTCGATTGGCAGGATGATCATCTACACGAATTCAGGATCCAAAAATCGAACGGCATCCGCCAGAAAAATGTCATTATCGAATCTGCCGAGGAGGATGAAGAATCCCATCTTTTCGGGCTCTTTTTTGACGACGAAAAGATTCGCCTCTCCGAAACAGAGGAGCGTCTGCATGATCATTTCCTGGTGGAGAAGGACCAGGCCCGTTACACATATGACTTCGGCGATGATTGGCAACATAAGATTGTCCTCGAAAAAATTCTCGAGTCCGCAGAAGGAACGACCTATCCGATTTGCACTGCCGCCAAAAACGATGCCCCTTACGAAGACAGCCGTTATGAAGTCATCACCGGAAGTCTCAGCCTCCTCAACAGCAACGCCAAAGGGATCATCGCGGATGTGAATGGGGAGCTGGAACGGAGGATGCCTAAGAAACGAACGGCTCGAAAGAAAAATAACAAAGTGTGGCGAGGCCGTTTTCCCGAATAG
- a CDS encoding SDR family NAD(P)-dependent oxidoreductase — MNSDSFKDKIVLITGGGQGIGKGMALGFAKVGASLAIVGRNPVALEETQKEIIGLGGECCCFQGDIADEQACREIVGNVLGAYGRIDVLINNAGIMKRTGTLETSNDDWRSVIDVNLNGVFYLSKLVLAEMKERKAGNIINITSANGVTPHPNASPSYGASKAAVTYLTRHFAMEFAGDGIRVNAIQCGPIESKMTDQWSDDYRQKSLANIPLARLGTAQDVASAALFLASDEAAFITGTSLNLSGGKLMQ; from the coding sequence ATGAACAGCGATTCATTCAAAGATAAAATCGTTCTGATCACTGGCGGAGGCCAAGGCATCGGCAAGGGTATGGCACTGGGGTTCGCAAAAGTGGGCGCTTCGCTGGCGATCGTCGGCAGAAATCCGGTAGCATTGGAAGAAACCCAAAAAGAAATCATCGGGTTGGGCGGAGAGTGCTGCTGTTTCCAAGGCGATATTGCGGATGAACAAGCTTGTCGGGAAATCGTCGGAAACGTACTGGGCGCATACGGAAGAATCGATGTTTTGATAAACAATGCCGGAATCATGAAACGAACCGGCACTTTGGAGACAAGCAATGATGATTGGAGAAGCGTCATTGATGTGAATCTCAACGGCGTCTTTTATCTGTCGAAACTTGTGCTGGCTGAAATGAAGGAAAGAAAAGCAGGAAATATCATAAACATCACTTCCGCTAATGGCGTTACGCCGCATCCTAACGCCTCTCCCAGTTATGGGGCTTCCAAGGCTGCCGTGACCTATTTGACCAGGCATTTCGCAATGGAATTTGCGGGTGATGGCATCCGCGTGAACGCAATCCAATGCGGTCCGATCGAGTCGAAAATGACGGATCAATGGTCGGATGACTATCGTCAGAAATCGCTGGCGAACATTCCGCTAGCGAGGCTAGGGACTGCGCAGGATGTGGCTTCTGCCGCTCTATTTTTAGCATCGGACGAGGCCGCGTTCATAACCGGCACAAGCTTGAATCTGAGTGGCGGGAAGTTGATGCAGTAG